A genomic region of Procambarus clarkii isolate CNS0578487 chromosome 88, FALCON_Pclarkii_2.0, whole genome shotgun sequence contains the following coding sequences:
- the LOC123745852 gene encoding uncharacterized protein isoform X2: MCGSGPRRLQMMTATTHQLLLLLLLGTLLPVQCKTILHLAHSSLSAAPLGTLWPVPQCWTLLRRRGEHPGAGVPEGWSGESVNNGGVQRQVGPGLEDGLPEPLLPLQALLPTHQSHRTPARGHSRRPRIPVQGRWYQLCLTYDHLEHAYNTFMNGELVYELTYNVEGEIYGDNARLGQGDLPSESFSGALSQVNMWDSVLSRNAIASMAACKSDLQGNYISWEAGWELHNVTEYDASVESFCQPSTYTNYFGFPELPQAHAFYICEALGSHLPLPTTMKEVTFWYNLSYQVWPHQDNLTLCSDFLWSSITDANHDGTWVTHYDNALAPTVAWKVGEPNGLVYENCAVIEKLGLSDIVCATSKWCAICEFSDLHVFTLLGTCELEEHNLNFIAYQEGLGDLYFKGYGAYHIKKVEGEWLWINVVENKTLARLDVDAPFNMPMGRRVWHLESPVCNQREGPRTLVLTPCGPDSYSCDDATCIPHQNRCDQKYDCLDHSDEVACEIIGKPEDYKEDIPPLPGSDKVGTSLPITVNVTIESITIHTTQMTMQMSYKIQMIWFDNRVVYRNLKTNETFNKVNYTSMLSLWLPTLRFVGTEGHRHTTVDQEASLHVQRLRPPNRRDNTVPREVDLFSGEENSLILSRKYTTAFTCDFDLVLYPFDVQYCDMRFRMLSGSKDYLIFEEAASSATYHGSTLLLEYEVCGYTFPDVVDTSEDKDNQEIKQPKLFYDNSKEFSEMLVEITLHRRAGYAILNIYTPSLILLMISYVTLFFRPHVLEARIMTTLTALLVLATLFAQASETLPKTSYGKMVDVWLLFCIVMSFIIIIFHTMIDQSLNKAEVFPPAAPTKVCPPLVNSLTPPDTTSLTVSSKSLILISRSSLIVIFAVFNIIYWSYIFG, translated from the exons ATGTGTGGTTCGGGACCCCGGAGGCTGCAGATGATGACCGCCAcaacacaccagctgctgctgctcctgctgctgggaACGTTACTTCCTGTCCAGTGTAAGACGATCCTTCACCTCGCTCACTCTTCTCTTAGTGCAGCACCACTAGGCACCCTCTGGCCTGTACCTCAGTGTTGGACTCTGCTAAGGAG ACGGGGAGAGCATCCAGGTGCTGGAGTTCCAGAAGGATGGAGTGGCGAGTCTGTCAACAATGGCGGTGTACAGAGGCAAGTTGGACCGGGCCTGGAGGATGGCCTCCCTGAGCCTCTGCTGCCGCTTCAAGCTCTTCTTCctacacaccagagccaccgtaCTCCAGCTCGGGGACACAGTCGACGACCGAGGATTCCAGTTCAGGGCCG gtggtACCAGCTGTGCCTCACCTACGACCACCTGGAGCACGCTTACAACACCTTCATGAACGGGGAGCTGGTCTACGAACTCACCTACAACGTGGAGGGTGAGATCTATGGCGACAACGCTCGGCTCGGCCAGGGGGACCTCCCTAGTGAGAGCTTCAGTGGCGCACTTTCCCAG GTAAATATGTGGGACTCTGTACTGAGCAGGAACGCCATAGCTAGCATGGCTGCGTGTAAGAGCGATCTTCAGGGTAACTACATCTCCTGGGAGGCCGGGTGGGAACTTCATAACGTCACAGAGTACGACGCCTCTGTGGAGTCCTTCTGCCAGCCCAGTACATACACGAATTACTTTGGGTTCCCTGAATTGCCACAGGCTCACGCCTTTTATATATGTGAGGCATTGGGCTCTCATCTGCCTCTGCCAACCACAATGAAAGAGGTGACCTTCTGGTACAACCTTTCGTACCAAGTGTGGCCTCATCAGGACAACTTGACCTTGTGCAGTGACTTCCTGTGGTCTTCCATCACTGATGCCAACCACGACGGGACTTGGGTCACTCACTACGATAACGCCCTCGCTCCTACCGTGGCCTGGAAAGTTGGCGAGCCCAACGGCTTGGTCTATGAGAATTGCGCCGTGATTGAAAAACTCGGCTTGTCGGATATTGTCTGTGCCACGAGCAAATGGTGCGCGATATGTGAATTTTCTGATCTGCATGTCTTCACCTTGTTAGGTACTTGTGAGCTAGAAGAACACAACCTCAACTTCATCGCCTACCAGGAAGGTCTGGGAGATCTTTATTTCAAGGGATATGGAGCGTACCACATAAAGAAGGTGGAGGGAGAATGGTTGTGGATCAACGTGGTAGAGAACAAGACTCTGGCCAGACTAGACGTCGACGCGCCCTTCAACATGCCCATGGGCCGTCGGGTCTGGCACCTCGAGTCACCAGTGTGTAACCAACGAGAAGGTCCGCGGACCCTGGTGCTCACGCCTTGCGGACCGGACAGTTACTCTTGTGATGACGCCACCTGCATCCCTCACCAGAATCGATGCGACCAAAAATACGACTGTCTGGACCACAGTGATGAGGTCGCCTGTGAGATCATTGGAAAGCCTGAGGATTACAAGGAAGATATACCTCCACTGCCGGGCAGTGATAAAGTGGGCACGAGTCTACCAATAACTGTCAACGTGACAATCGAGTCCATCACCATCCATACCACCCAAATGACCATGCAAATGTCATACAAGATTCAGATGATTTGGTTTGACAATCGTGTCGTTTATCGTAACCTGAAGACTAACGAGACCTTCAACAAGGTGAATTACACGAGCATGTTGAGCCTCTGGTTACCGACCTTGAGGTTCGTCGGTACAGAGGGACATCGACACACGACGGTAGACCAAGAAGCCTCACTACACGTCCAGCGACTTCGCCCTCCGAACCGAAGGGACAACACCGTCCCCCGCGAAG TGGACCTGTTCTCTGGTGAGGAGAACTCTCTGATCCTCTCCAGGAAGTACACCACCGCCTTCACCTGTGACTTCGACCTGGTGCTCTACCCTTTCGACGTCCAGTACTGCGACATGCGCTTCCGAATGCTTTCCGGCTCCAAGGACTACCTCATTTTCGAGGAGGCGGCATCCTCCGCCACCTACCATGGCAGTACCCTGCTGCTGGAGTACGAGGTCTGTGGATACACATTTCCAGATGTTGTAGACACTTCTGAAGATAAGGATAATcaagaa ATCAAGCAGCCAAAGCTTTTCTACGACAACAGTAAAGAGTTCAGTGAGATGCTGGTTGAGATCACACTCCACAGACGCGCCGGTTATGCCATCCTGAACATCTACACGCCCTCCTTGATCCTCCTAATGATCAGCTATGTCACTCTCTTCTTCCGTCCCCACGTCCTTGAGGCGCGCATCATGACCACCCTCACAGCCCTCCTGGTCTTGGCTACACTCTTCGCACAG GCCTCTGAGACGCTGCCCAAGACGTCGTACGGCAAGATGGTGGACGTGTGGCTCCTCTTCTGCATCGTCATGAGCTTCATTATAATCATCTTCCACACCATGATTGACCAAAGCCTCAACAAAGCCGAAGTGTTCCCTCCTGCAGCGCCGACGAAGGTGTGCCCGCCTCTCGTCAACAGCCTCACTCCACCCGACACCACCAGCCTAACCGTCTCCTCCAAGAGCCTCATCCTTATCTCTCGCTCTAGCCTCATCGTCATCTTTGCTGTCTTCAATATTATCTATTGGTCGTATATATTTGGGTAA
- the LOC123745852 gene encoding uncharacterized protein isoform X4, which yields MCGSGPRRLQMMTATTHQLLLLLLLGTLLPVQCKTILHLAHSSLSAAPLGTLWPVPQCWTLLRRRGEHPGAGVPEGWSGESVNNGGVQRQVGPGLEDGLPEPLLPLQALLPTHQSHRTPARGHSRRPRIPVQGRWYQLCLTYDHLEHAYNTFMNGELVYELTYNVEGEIYGDNARLGQGDLPSESFSGALSQVNMWDSVLSRNAIASMAACKSDLQGNYISWEAGWELHNVTEYDASVESFCQPSTYTNYFGFPELPQAHAFYICEALGSHLPLPTTMKEVTFWYNLSYQVWPHQDNLTLCSDFLWSSITDANHDGTWVTHYDNALAPTVAWKVGEPNGLVYENCAVIEKLGLSDIVCATSKWCAICEFSDLHVFTLLGTCELEEHNLNFIAYQEGLGDLYFKGYGAYHIKKVEGEWLWINVVENKTLARLDVDAPFNMPMGRRVWHLESPVCNQREGPRTLVLTPCGPDSYSCDDATCIPHQNRCDQKYDCLDHSDEVACEIIGKPEDYKEDIPPLPGSDKVGTSLPITVNVTIESITIHTTQMTMQMSYKIQMIWFDNRVVYRNLKTNETFNKVNYTSMLSLWLPTLRFVGTEGHRHTTVDQEASLHVQRLRPPNRRDNTVPREVDLFSGEENSLILSRKYTTAFTCDFDLVLYPFDVQYCDMRFRMLSGSKDYLIFEEAASSATYHGSTLLLEYEQIKQPKLFYDNSKEFSEMLVEITLHRRAGYAILNIYTPSLILLMISYVTLFFRPHVLEARIMTTLTALLVLATLFAQASETLPKTSYGKMVDVWLLFCIVMSFIIIIFHTMIDQSLNKAEVFPPAAPTKVCPPLVNSLTPPDTTSLTVSSKSLILISRSSLIVIFAVFNIIYWSYIFG from the exons ATGTGTGGTTCGGGACCCCGGAGGCTGCAGATGATGACCGCCAcaacacaccagctgctgctgctcctgctgctgggaACGTTACTTCCTGTCCAGTGTAAGACGATCCTTCACCTCGCTCACTCTTCTCTTAGTGCAGCACCACTAGGCACCCTCTGGCCTGTACCTCAGTGTTGGACTCTGCTAAGGAG ACGGGGAGAGCATCCAGGTGCTGGAGTTCCAGAAGGATGGAGTGGCGAGTCTGTCAACAATGGCGGTGTACAGAGGCAAGTTGGACCGGGCCTGGAGGATGGCCTCCCTGAGCCTCTGCTGCCGCTTCAAGCTCTTCTTCctacacaccagagccaccgtaCTCCAGCTCGGGGACACAGTCGACGACCGAGGATTCCAGTTCAGGGCCG gtggtACCAGCTGTGCCTCACCTACGACCACCTGGAGCACGCTTACAACACCTTCATGAACGGGGAGCTGGTCTACGAACTCACCTACAACGTGGAGGGTGAGATCTATGGCGACAACGCTCGGCTCGGCCAGGGGGACCTCCCTAGTGAGAGCTTCAGTGGCGCACTTTCCCAG GTAAATATGTGGGACTCTGTACTGAGCAGGAACGCCATAGCTAGCATGGCTGCGTGTAAGAGCGATCTTCAGGGTAACTACATCTCCTGGGAGGCCGGGTGGGAACTTCATAACGTCACAGAGTACGACGCCTCTGTGGAGTCCTTCTGCCAGCCCAGTACATACACGAATTACTTTGGGTTCCCTGAATTGCCACAGGCTCACGCCTTTTATATATGTGAGGCATTGGGCTCTCATCTGCCTCTGCCAACCACAATGAAAGAGGTGACCTTCTGGTACAACCTTTCGTACCAAGTGTGGCCTCATCAGGACAACTTGACCTTGTGCAGTGACTTCCTGTGGTCTTCCATCACTGATGCCAACCACGACGGGACTTGGGTCACTCACTACGATAACGCCCTCGCTCCTACCGTGGCCTGGAAAGTTGGCGAGCCCAACGGCTTGGTCTATGAGAATTGCGCCGTGATTGAAAAACTCGGCTTGTCGGATATTGTCTGTGCCACGAGCAAATGGTGCGCGATATGTGAATTTTCTGATCTGCATGTCTTCACCTTGTTAGGTACTTGTGAGCTAGAAGAACACAACCTCAACTTCATCGCCTACCAGGAAGGTCTGGGAGATCTTTATTTCAAGGGATATGGAGCGTACCACATAAAGAAGGTGGAGGGAGAATGGTTGTGGATCAACGTGGTAGAGAACAAGACTCTGGCCAGACTAGACGTCGACGCGCCCTTCAACATGCCCATGGGCCGTCGGGTCTGGCACCTCGAGTCACCAGTGTGTAACCAACGAGAAGGTCCGCGGACCCTGGTGCTCACGCCTTGCGGACCGGACAGTTACTCTTGTGATGACGCCACCTGCATCCCTCACCAGAATCGATGCGACCAAAAATACGACTGTCTGGACCACAGTGATGAGGTCGCCTGTGAGATCATTGGAAAGCCTGAGGATTACAAGGAAGATATACCTCCACTGCCGGGCAGTGATAAAGTGGGCACGAGTCTACCAATAACTGTCAACGTGACAATCGAGTCCATCACCATCCATACCACCCAAATGACCATGCAAATGTCATACAAGATTCAGATGATTTGGTTTGACAATCGTGTCGTTTATCGTAACCTGAAGACTAACGAGACCTTCAACAAGGTGAATTACACGAGCATGTTGAGCCTCTGGTTACCGACCTTGAGGTTCGTCGGTACAGAGGGACATCGACACACGACGGTAGACCAAGAAGCCTCACTACACGTCCAGCGACTTCGCCCTCCGAACCGAAGGGACAACACCGTCCCCCGCGAAG TGGACCTGTTCTCTGGTGAGGAGAACTCTCTGATCCTCTCCAGGAAGTACACCACCGCCTTCACCTGTGACTTCGACCTGGTGCTCTACCCTTTCGACGTCCAGTACTGCGACATGCGCTTCCGAATGCTTTCCGGCTCCAAGGACTACCTCATTTTCGAGGAGGCGGCATCCTCCGCCACCTACCATGGCAGTACCCTGCTGCTGGAGTACGAG CAGATCAAGCAGCCAAAGCTTTTCTACGACAACAGTAAAGAGTTCAGTGAGATGCTGGTTGAGATCACACTCCACAGACGCGCCGGTTATGCCATCCTGAACATCTACACGCCCTCCTTGATCCTCCTAATGATCAGCTATGTCACTCTCTTCTTCCGTCCCCACGTCCTTGAGGCGCGCATCATGACCACCCTCACAGCCCTCCTGGTCTTGGCTACACTCTTCGCACAG GCCTCTGAGACGCTGCCCAAGACGTCGTACGGCAAGATGGTGGACGTGTGGCTCCTCTTCTGCATCGTCATGAGCTTCATTATAATCATCTTCCACACCATGATTGACCAAAGCCTCAACAAAGCCGAAGTGTTCCCTCCTGCAGCGCCGACGAAGGTGTGCCCGCCTCTCGTCAACAGCCTCACTCCACCCGACACCACCAGCCTAACCGTCTCCTCCAAGAGCCTCATCCTTATCTCTCGCTCTAGCCTCATCGTCATCTTTGCTGTCTTCAATATTATCTATTGGTCGTATATATTTGGGTAA
- the LOC123745852 gene encoding uncharacterized protein isoform X1 — protein sequence MCGSGPRRLQMMTATTHQLLLLLLLGTLLPVQCKTILHLAHSSLSAAPLGTLWPVPQCWTLLRRRGEHPGAGVPEGWSGESVNNGGVQRQVGPGLEDGLPEPLLPLQALLPTHQSHRTPARGHSRRPRIPVQGRWYQLCLTYDHLEHAYNTFMNGELVYELTYNVEGEIYGDNARLGQGDLPSESFSGALSQVNMWDSVLSRNAIASMAACKSDLQGNYISWEAGWELHNVTEYDASVESFCQPSTYTNYFGFPELPQAHAFYICEALGSHLPLPTTMKEVTFWYNLSYQVWPHQDNLTLCSDFLWSSITDANHDGTWVTHYDNALAPTVAWKVGEPNGLVYENCAVIEKLGLSDIVCATSKWCAICEFSDLHVFTLLGTCELEEHNLNFIAYQEGLGDLYFKGYGAYHIKKVEGEWLWINVVENKTLARLDVDAPFNMPMGRRVWHLESPVCNQREGPRTLVLTPCGPDSYSCDDATCIPHQNRCDQKYDCLDHSDEVACEIIGKPEDYKEDIPPLPGSDKVGTSLPITVNVTIESITIHTTQMTMQMSYKIQMIWFDNRVVYRNLKTNETFNKVNYTSMLSLWLPTLRFVGTEGHRHTTVDQEASLHVQRLRPPNRRDNTVPREVDLFSGEENSLILSRKYTTAFTCDFDLVLYPFDVQYCDMRFRMLSGSKDYLIFEEAASSATYHGSTLLLEYEVCGYTFPDVVDTSEDKDNQEQIKQPKLFYDNSKEFSEMLVEITLHRRAGYAILNIYTPSLILLMISYVTLFFRPHVLEARIMTTLTALLVLATLFAQASETLPKTSYGKMVDVWLLFCIVMSFIIIIFHTMIDQSLNKAEVFPPAAPTKVCPPLVNSLTPPDTTSLTVSSKSLILISRSSLIVIFAVFNIIYWSYIFG from the exons ATGTGTGGTTCGGGACCCCGGAGGCTGCAGATGATGACCGCCAcaacacaccagctgctgctgctcctgctgctgggaACGTTACTTCCTGTCCAGTGTAAGACGATCCTTCACCTCGCTCACTCTTCTCTTAGTGCAGCACCACTAGGCACCCTCTGGCCTGTACCTCAGTGTTGGACTCTGCTAAGGAG ACGGGGAGAGCATCCAGGTGCTGGAGTTCCAGAAGGATGGAGTGGCGAGTCTGTCAACAATGGCGGTGTACAGAGGCAAGTTGGACCGGGCCTGGAGGATGGCCTCCCTGAGCCTCTGCTGCCGCTTCAAGCTCTTCTTCctacacaccagagccaccgtaCTCCAGCTCGGGGACACAGTCGACGACCGAGGATTCCAGTTCAGGGCCG gtggtACCAGCTGTGCCTCACCTACGACCACCTGGAGCACGCTTACAACACCTTCATGAACGGGGAGCTGGTCTACGAACTCACCTACAACGTGGAGGGTGAGATCTATGGCGACAACGCTCGGCTCGGCCAGGGGGACCTCCCTAGTGAGAGCTTCAGTGGCGCACTTTCCCAG GTAAATATGTGGGACTCTGTACTGAGCAGGAACGCCATAGCTAGCATGGCTGCGTGTAAGAGCGATCTTCAGGGTAACTACATCTCCTGGGAGGCCGGGTGGGAACTTCATAACGTCACAGAGTACGACGCCTCTGTGGAGTCCTTCTGCCAGCCCAGTACATACACGAATTACTTTGGGTTCCCTGAATTGCCACAGGCTCACGCCTTTTATATATGTGAGGCATTGGGCTCTCATCTGCCTCTGCCAACCACAATGAAAGAGGTGACCTTCTGGTACAACCTTTCGTACCAAGTGTGGCCTCATCAGGACAACTTGACCTTGTGCAGTGACTTCCTGTGGTCTTCCATCACTGATGCCAACCACGACGGGACTTGGGTCACTCACTACGATAACGCCCTCGCTCCTACCGTGGCCTGGAAAGTTGGCGAGCCCAACGGCTTGGTCTATGAGAATTGCGCCGTGATTGAAAAACTCGGCTTGTCGGATATTGTCTGTGCCACGAGCAAATGGTGCGCGATATGTGAATTTTCTGATCTGCATGTCTTCACCTTGTTAGGTACTTGTGAGCTAGAAGAACACAACCTCAACTTCATCGCCTACCAGGAAGGTCTGGGAGATCTTTATTTCAAGGGATATGGAGCGTACCACATAAAGAAGGTGGAGGGAGAATGGTTGTGGATCAACGTGGTAGAGAACAAGACTCTGGCCAGACTAGACGTCGACGCGCCCTTCAACATGCCCATGGGCCGTCGGGTCTGGCACCTCGAGTCACCAGTGTGTAACCAACGAGAAGGTCCGCGGACCCTGGTGCTCACGCCTTGCGGACCGGACAGTTACTCTTGTGATGACGCCACCTGCATCCCTCACCAGAATCGATGCGACCAAAAATACGACTGTCTGGACCACAGTGATGAGGTCGCCTGTGAGATCATTGGAAAGCCTGAGGATTACAAGGAAGATATACCTCCACTGCCGGGCAGTGATAAAGTGGGCACGAGTCTACCAATAACTGTCAACGTGACAATCGAGTCCATCACCATCCATACCACCCAAATGACCATGCAAATGTCATACAAGATTCAGATGATTTGGTTTGACAATCGTGTCGTTTATCGTAACCTGAAGACTAACGAGACCTTCAACAAGGTGAATTACACGAGCATGTTGAGCCTCTGGTTACCGACCTTGAGGTTCGTCGGTACAGAGGGACATCGACACACGACGGTAGACCAAGAAGCCTCACTACACGTCCAGCGACTTCGCCCTCCGAACCGAAGGGACAACACCGTCCCCCGCGAAG TGGACCTGTTCTCTGGTGAGGAGAACTCTCTGATCCTCTCCAGGAAGTACACCACCGCCTTCACCTGTGACTTCGACCTGGTGCTCTACCCTTTCGACGTCCAGTACTGCGACATGCGCTTCCGAATGCTTTCCGGCTCCAAGGACTACCTCATTTTCGAGGAGGCGGCATCCTCCGCCACCTACCATGGCAGTACCCTGCTGCTGGAGTACGAGGTCTGTGGATACACATTTCCAGATGTTGTAGACACTTCTGAAGATAAGGATAATcaagaa CAGATCAAGCAGCCAAAGCTTTTCTACGACAACAGTAAAGAGTTCAGTGAGATGCTGGTTGAGATCACACTCCACAGACGCGCCGGTTATGCCATCCTGAACATCTACACGCCCTCCTTGATCCTCCTAATGATCAGCTATGTCACTCTCTTCTTCCGTCCCCACGTCCTTGAGGCGCGCATCATGACCACCCTCACAGCCCTCCTGGTCTTGGCTACACTCTTCGCACAG GCCTCTGAGACGCTGCCCAAGACGTCGTACGGCAAGATGGTGGACGTGTGGCTCCTCTTCTGCATCGTCATGAGCTTCATTATAATCATCTTCCACACCATGATTGACCAAAGCCTCAACAAAGCCGAAGTGTTCCCTCCTGCAGCGCCGACGAAGGTGTGCCCGCCTCTCGTCAACAGCCTCACTCCACCCGACACCACCAGCCTAACCGTCTCCTCCAAGAGCCTCATCCTTATCTCTCGCTCTAGCCTCATCGTCATCTTTGCTGTCTTCAATATTATCTATTGGTCGTATATATTTGGGTAA
- the LOC123745852 gene encoding uncharacterized protein isoform X5, with amino-acid sequence MCGSGPRRLQMMTATTHQLLLLLLLGTLLPVQCKTILHLAHSSLSAAPLGTLWPVPQCWTLLRRRGEHPGAGVPEGWSGESVNNGGVQRQVGPGLEDGLPEPLLPLQALLPTHQSHRTPARGHSRRPRIPVQGRWYQLCLTYDHLEHAYNTFMNGELVYELTYNVEGEIYGDNARLGQGDLPSESFSGALSQVNMWDSVLSRNAIASMAACKSDLQGNYISWEAGWELHNVTEYDASVESFCQPSTYTNYFGFPELPQAHAFYICEALGSHLPLPTTMKEVTFWYNLSYQVWPHQDNLTLCSDFLWSSITDANHDGTWVTHYDNALAPTVAWKVGEPNGLVYENCAVIEKLGLSDIVCATSKWCAICEFSDLHVFTLLGTCELEEHNLNFIAYQEGLGDLYFKGYGAYHIKKVEGEWLWINVVENKTLARLDVDAPFNMPMGRRVWHLESPVCNQREGPRTLVLTPCGPDSYSCDDATCIPHQNRCDQKYDCLDHSDEVACEIIGKPEDYKEDIPPLPGSDKVGTSLPITVNVTIESITIHTTQMTMQMSYKIQMIWFDNRVVYRNLKTNETFNKVNYTSMLSLWLPTLRFVGTEGHRHTTVDQEASLHVQRLRPPNRRDNTVPREVDLFSGEENSLILSRKYTTAFTCDFDLVLYPFDVQYCDMRFRMLSGSKDYLIFEEAASSATYHGSTLLLEYEIKQPKLFYDNSKEFSEMLVEITLHRRAGYAILNIYTPSLILLMISYVTLFFRPHVLEARIMTTLTALLVLATLFAQASETLPKTSYGKMVDVWLLFCIVMSFIIIIFHTMIDQSLNKAEVFPPAAPTKVCPPLVNSLTPPDTTSLTVSSKSLILISRSSLIVIFAVFNIIYWSYIFG; translated from the exons ATGTGTGGTTCGGGACCCCGGAGGCTGCAGATGATGACCGCCAcaacacaccagctgctgctgctcctgctgctgggaACGTTACTTCCTGTCCAGTGTAAGACGATCCTTCACCTCGCTCACTCTTCTCTTAGTGCAGCACCACTAGGCACCCTCTGGCCTGTACCTCAGTGTTGGACTCTGCTAAGGAG ACGGGGAGAGCATCCAGGTGCTGGAGTTCCAGAAGGATGGAGTGGCGAGTCTGTCAACAATGGCGGTGTACAGAGGCAAGTTGGACCGGGCCTGGAGGATGGCCTCCCTGAGCCTCTGCTGCCGCTTCAAGCTCTTCTTCctacacaccagagccaccgtaCTCCAGCTCGGGGACACAGTCGACGACCGAGGATTCCAGTTCAGGGCCG gtggtACCAGCTGTGCCTCACCTACGACCACCTGGAGCACGCTTACAACACCTTCATGAACGGGGAGCTGGTCTACGAACTCACCTACAACGTGGAGGGTGAGATCTATGGCGACAACGCTCGGCTCGGCCAGGGGGACCTCCCTAGTGAGAGCTTCAGTGGCGCACTTTCCCAG GTAAATATGTGGGACTCTGTACTGAGCAGGAACGCCATAGCTAGCATGGCTGCGTGTAAGAGCGATCTTCAGGGTAACTACATCTCCTGGGAGGCCGGGTGGGAACTTCATAACGTCACAGAGTACGACGCCTCTGTGGAGTCCTTCTGCCAGCCCAGTACATACACGAATTACTTTGGGTTCCCTGAATTGCCACAGGCTCACGCCTTTTATATATGTGAGGCATTGGGCTCTCATCTGCCTCTGCCAACCACAATGAAAGAGGTGACCTTCTGGTACAACCTTTCGTACCAAGTGTGGCCTCATCAGGACAACTTGACCTTGTGCAGTGACTTCCTGTGGTCTTCCATCACTGATGCCAACCACGACGGGACTTGGGTCACTCACTACGATAACGCCCTCGCTCCTACCGTGGCCTGGAAAGTTGGCGAGCCCAACGGCTTGGTCTATGAGAATTGCGCCGTGATTGAAAAACTCGGCTTGTCGGATATTGTCTGTGCCACGAGCAAATGGTGCGCGATATGTGAATTTTCTGATCTGCATGTCTTCACCTTGTTAGGTACTTGTGAGCTAGAAGAACACAACCTCAACTTCATCGCCTACCAGGAAGGTCTGGGAGATCTTTATTTCAAGGGATATGGAGCGTACCACATAAAGAAGGTGGAGGGAGAATGGTTGTGGATCAACGTGGTAGAGAACAAGACTCTGGCCAGACTAGACGTCGACGCGCCCTTCAACATGCCCATGGGCCGTCGGGTCTGGCACCTCGAGTCACCAGTGTGTAACCAACGAGAAGGTCCGCGGACCCTGGTGCTCACGCCTTGCGGACCGGACAGTTACTCTTGTGATGACGCCACCTGCATCCCTCACCAGAATCGATGCGACCAAAAATACGACTGTCTGGACCACAGTGATGAGGTCGCCTGTGAGATCATTGGAAAGCCTGAGGATTACAAGGAAGATATACCTCCACTGCCGGGCAGTGATAAAGTGGGCACGAGTCTACCAATAACTGTCAACGTGACAATCGAGTCCATCACCATCCATACCACCCAAATGACCATGCAAATGTCATACAAGATTCAGATGATTTGGTTTGACAATCGTGTCGTTTATCGTAACCTGAAGACTAACGAGACCTTCAACAAGGTGAATTACACGAGCATGTTGAGCCTCTGGTTACCGACCTTGAGGTTCGTCGGTACAGAGGGACATCGACACACGACGGTAGACCAAGAAGCCTCACTACACGTCCAGCGACTTCGCCCTCCGAACCGAAGGGACAACACCGTCCCCCGCGAAG TGGACCTGTTCTCTGGTGAGGAGAACTCTCTGATCCTCTCCAGGAAGTACACCACCGCCTTCACCTGTGACTTCGACCTGGTGCTCTACCCTTTCGACGTCCAGTACTGCGACATGCGCTTCCGAATGCTTTCCGGCTCCAAGGACTACCTCATTTTCGAGGAGGCGGCATCCTCCGCCACCTACCATGGCAGTACCCTGCTGCTGGAGTACGAG ATCAAGCAGCCAAAGCTTTTCTACGACAACAGTAAAGAGTTCAGTGAGATGCTGGTTGAGATCACACTCCACAGACGCGCCGGTTATGCCATCCTGAACATCTACACGCCCTCCTTGATCCTCCTAATGATCAGCTATGTCACTCTCTTCTTCCGTCCCCACGTCCTTGAGGCGCGCATCATGACCACCCTCACAGCCCTCCTGGTCTTGGCTACACTCTTCGCACAG GCCTCTGAGACGCTGCCCAAGACGTCGTACGGCAAGATGGTGGACGTGTGGCTCCTCTTCTGCATCGTCATGAGCTTCATTATAATCATCTTCCACACCATGATTGACCAAAGCCTCAACAAAGCCGAAGTGTTCCCTCCTGCAGCGCCGACGAAGGTGTGCCCGCCTCTCGTCAACAGCCTCACTCCACCCGACACCACCAGCCTAACCGTCTCCTCCAAGAGCCTCATCCTTATCTCTCGCTCTAGCCTCATCGTCATCTTTGCTGTCTTCAATATTATCTATTGGTCGTATATATTTGGGTAA